In Ruminococcaceae bacterium R-25, one genomic interval encodes:
- a CDS encoding DNA mismatch repair protein MutL, producing MGRINILDTKTANAIKAGEVIERPVSVVKELIDNAIDSGATRITVEFAGGGISLIRVTDDGCGMDREDAEKAFLIHATSKLHSIEEIYSLSTMGFRGEALASIAACSDVTLTTCIKGEKTGTKVEYEDGTLKGVYDNPECVGTTIEVRNLFKNLPARYKFLKKDSTEGMYITGLIEKLAVIAPEISIKLIKDGAALFTTPGNGSSLDAVYAVYGKETAKALVPVSFKYEGGRIEGFTGLTSFVRGNRGLQVVFVNGRLIHSKTVSAAIDEAYKNAVMKNKFPICFLMIYCEPGTVDVNVHPQKSEVKFSNDGDIFRLVYHGIKDALTKSGEAGQTFNGIAEKVEEEANSGTQLRYDFSTTSAAPKSASRYSAGPAASHKLGQQGDPAQANKLLQILSEFKPDIEALKEDSAEPSVKQETVTEPEPFEAEPVVPAAPAIIDDVQENRTITDIDRLKAADFVGIIFSTYIILQNEDVCFIVDQHAAHERVLYEEFMVKKKPGAAAAVEQVLTPQILTLSWEDYSFVEDNIGRFKENGFELELLGDRQIAVRTVPLGKAGKQSEVFSAILTDLKRDVPAKSDIWYQLIQTTACKAAVRAGDKLTQQEAMRLVEELSACEDPYHCAHGRPTFFTVSKKDYEKNFKRIV from the coding sequence TTGGGCAGGATTAATATTCTTGATACTAAGACCGCCAATGCCATCAAGGCCGGCGAAGTCATAGAAAGGCCTGTATCGGTCGTAAAAGAACTTATCGACAACGCAATAGACAGCGGTGCAACAAGGATCACAGTTGAATTTGCAGGCGGCGGAATCTCGCTTATCCGCGTGACCGATGACGGCTGCGGAATGGACAGGGAAGACGCGGAGAAGGCTTTTCTTATCCATGCGACATCAAAGCTCCATTCAATTGAAGAGATCTATTCTCTCTCGACAATGGGATTCAGAGGAGAGGCTCTGGCTTCCATTGCAGCGTGCTCTGATGTAACTCTTACGACCTGTATAAAGGGTGAGAAAACAGGAACAAAAGTCGAATATGAAGACGGCACGCTTAAAGGCGTTTACGATAATCCTGAGTGTGTCGGAACCACCATCGAAGTAAGGAATCTTTTTAAGAATCTTCCTGCAAGATATAAGTTCCTTAAAAAGGATTCCACCGAAGGAATGTATATTACAGGCCTTATCGAAAAGCTGGCTGTTATAGCTCCTGAGATATCGATAAAGCTTATCAAGGACGGCGCTGCGCTGTTCACAACACCGGGCAACGGTTCGTCTCTGGATGCCGTTTATGCTGTATACGGTAAAGAGACAGCCAAAGCTCTCGTGCCTGTCAGCTTCAAATATGAAGGCGGCAGGATCGAAGGTTTTACAGGTCTTACATCTTTTGTAAGAGGCAACAGGGGTCTTCAGGTCGTATTCGTTAACGGCAGGCTCATCCACAGCAAGACAGTTTCTGCTGCGATCGACGAAGCCTACAAGAATGCGGTAATGAAGAATAAGTTTCCGATTTGCTTCCTCATGATCTACTGCGAACCGGGAACTGTTGACGTTAATGTCCATCCTCAGAAGAGTGAAGTTAAGTTCAGCAATGACGGCGATATCTTCAGGCTCGTATATCACGGAATCAAGGACGCTCTGACGAAGAGTGGCGAAGCCGGTCAGACATTTAACGGGATTGCCGAAAAGGTCGAAGAGGAGGCTAATTCCGGAACTCAGCTCCGCTACGATTTCTCGACAACCTCAGCTGCGCCCAAGTCTGCTTCGAGATATTCGGCAGGCCCTGCGGCTTCCCATAAGCTCGGTCAGCAGGGAGATCCTGCACAGGCCAATAAACTTCTGCAGATCTTATCTGAATTTAAGCCTGATATTGAAGCGTTAAAAGAAGATTCTGCTGAGCCTTCCGTAAAACAGGAAACAGTAACAGAACCTGAACCTTTTGAAGCAGAGCCCGTTGTTCCTGCTGCTCCTGCCATAATAGATGATGTTCAGGAAAACAGGACTATTACGGATATCGACAGGCTCAAAGCTGCAGATTTTGTCGGCATTATCTTTTCGACTTATATAATCCTTCAGAATGAAGATGTTTGCTTCATTGTTGACCAGCATGCAGCACATGAGCGCGTTCTTTACGAGGAGTTCATGGTAAAGAAAAAGCCCGGAGCAGCTGCAGCAGTTGAACAGGTTTTAACTCCGCAGATACTTACTCTTTCATGGGAAGACTACAGCTTCGTTGAAGATAATATCGGGAGATTTAAGGAAAACGGATTTGAACTTGAGCTTTTAGGCGACAGGCAGATTGCAGTAAGGACCGTTCCTTTAGGAAAAGCCGGTAAACAGTCCGAAGTCTTCAGTGCGATCTTGACTGATTTAAAGCGCGATGTTCCTGCCAAATCTGACATCTGGTACCAGCTTATCCAGACGACTGCCTGCAAGGCTGCTGTAAGGGCAGGAGACAAGCTTACCCAGCAGGAAGCTATGAGGCTTGTAGAAGAGCTATCCGCTTGTGAAGATCCTTATCACTGCGCTCACGGAAGACCGACATTCTTTACTGTCTCCAAGAAAGATTACGAGAAAAATTTTAAGAGAATAGTCTGA
- a CDS encoding tRNA dimethylallyltransferase: protein MNTSFPIFEKYSYIPIIAGPTASGKSALALEICRAADGELVCADSMQIYKYLDVGTAKDTKEEIGDVPHYMTDIVEPGANFSVYDYVSCAIPIIRDILERGKLPVVCGGTGQYISSLLYGLDYGTGDEEAEAEATAKLTEEFERNGIDPLYSKLKNIDPEAAEKIDPQNTRRVIRALAVYDALGITFTEKNKQSKVNGPEFPFKVFMIDWDREVLYDRINRRVGVMLDNGLASEAKMLLEKNVDRKSTCWQAIGYKEMLKFLEGEETLDQAADRIRIGTRHYAKRQLTWLRSMGDDVTLIKPGDPRKNAGIVLGLCKK from the coding sequence ATGAATACATCTTTTCCCATATTCGAAAAGTATTCTTATATACCGATAATCGCAGGACCTACTGCGAGCGGAAAGAGTGCGCTTGCTCTTGAAATCTGCAGGGCAGCAGACGGCGAATTGGTCTGCGCTGATTCGATGCAGATCTATAAATATCTCGACGTCGGAACTGCAAAGGATACCAAAGAGGAAATTGGAGATGTACCGCACTATATGACGGATATTGTTGAGCCTGGTGCAAACTTCTCTGTCTACGATTATGTAAGTTGCGCGATACCGATCATCAGGGATATCCTTGAGCGCGGAAAACTGCCCGTCGTATGCGGTGGTACAGGTCAATATATATCTTCGCTTCTTTACGGACTTGATTATGGTACAGGTGATGAGGAAGCTGAGGCAGAAGCTACTGCAAAACTCACGGAAGAGTTCGAAAGGAACGGAATAGATCCTTTATATTCAAAACTTAAGAATATCGATCCTGAAGCAGCAGAGAAGATCGATCCTCAGAACACAAGGCGTGTGATAAGAGCGCTTGCTGTTTATGATGCCTTGGGTATCACTTTTACAGAGAAGAATAAGCAGTCAAAGGTTAACGGACCTGAATTCCCGTTCAAAGTCTTCATGATCGACTGGGACAGGGAAGTGCTCTATGACAGGATAAACAGAAGAGTAGGCGTAATGCTTGATAACGGCCTTGCCTCTGAAGCAAAGATGCTTTTGGAAAAGAATGTTGACAGGAAATCCACCTGCTGGCAGGCAATAGGTTATAAAGAGATGCTTAAGTTTTTAGAAGGCGAAGAGACTTTGGATCAGGCTGCCGACAGGATCAGGATAGGCACGAGGCATTATGCTAAAAGGCAGCTCACATGGCTCAGGAGTATGGGAGACGATGTTACATTGATCAAGCCTGGAGATCCACGTAAAAATGCCGGAATTGTATTGGGCCTTTGTAAGAAATAA
- a CDS encoding Fur family ferric uptake transcriptional regulator, whose translation MGRTKSGSYNTKQSCEILNFLKDNEGSHFTSQEISDHFRNQGINIGQATIYRRLDRLTTDGLVNKYIIDEKSPACYEYIGTEHCKHGNCYHMKCEKCNKLIHLSCDEINEFFEHVSTEHGFLLDPKRTVFYGVCEDCIKEES comes from the coding sequence ATGGGCAGAACAAAAAGCGGTTCATATAATACCAAGCAGTCGTGCGAGATCTTGAATTTCCTTAAAGATAATGAGGGATCCCATTTTACGAGCCAGGAGATATCCGATCATTTCAGGAATCAAGGGATAAATATCGGACAGGCAACGATTTACAGGCGCTTAGACCGCCTTACTACTGACGGCCTTGTTAATAAGTACATCATCGATGAGAAATCACCTGCATGTTACGAATACATCGGCACTGAGCACTGCAAGCACGGCAACTGCTATCACATGAAGTGCGAGAAGTGCAATAAGCTCATCCATCTGTCCTGTGATGAGATCAATGAGTTTTTCGAGCATGTTTCAACAGAGCACGGGTTCCTTTTAGATCCCAAGCGAACTGTTTTCTACGGTGTCTGCGAAGATTGTATTAAGGAAGAATCCTGA
- a CDS encoding repressor LexA produces MQSNDKKTIERVYNYICNYINNHQISPSVRDICAGVGLKSTSSVHTYLKQLDSQGRIEYRPGLRRAIVIKQGASDNNQDFSAASNVTELTGYRKVPVVGKITAGIPILAHEDYSDSFLVSKSLIGDSEAFMLKVRGNSMINAHILDGDLIIVRKQNTCEEGDIVAALIEEEATVKRFGKKNGVPYLFPENDDYSPIPFNTEGCRILGKVVGLHRYSID; encoded by the coding sequence ATGCAGTCCAACGATAAAAAGACTATTGAACGAGTATACAATTACATTTGCAATTACATAAATAACCACCAGATCTCACCTTCTGTACGGGATATCTGCGCAGGAGTGGGACTTAAGTCCACTTCTTCTGTACATACTTATCTTAAACAACTCGACAGCCAGGGCAGAATCGAATACCGGCCGGGACTTCGAAGAGCTATCGTTATCAAACAAGGGGCTTCTGACAACAATCAGGACTTTTCAGCTGCGTCTAATGTTACTGAATTGACCGGATACAGAAAGGTACCTGTAGTTGGTAAGATAACTGCCGGTATTCCGATCTTAGCTCACGAAGACTATAGCGATTCATTTCTTGTAAGCAAATCTCTTATTGGTGATTCCGAAGCCTTTATGCTCAAGGTCCGCGGAAACAGTATGATCAATGCTCATATCCTGGATGGAGATTTAATCATAGTACGTAAACAGAACACCTGTGAAGAGGGTGATATTGTTGCTGCACTTATCGAAGAGGAAGCTACGGTTAAAAGATTCGGAAAAAAGAATGGTGTCCCATATCTCTTCCCCGAGAATGATGACTACTCACCAATCCCCTTCAACACAGAAGGCTGCAGGATCTTAGGCAAGGTAGTAGGGTTACACAGATATTCAATTGATTAA
- a CDS encoding tRNA-i(6)A37 thiotransferase enzyme MiaB: MAIIKTTDNDKLEFDSAISELREYFSSLGARKGRELTYNVLTYGCQLNESDSEKLSGMLLAMGLKASAGGELDDADVIVFNTCSIRENADRHLFGNLGVFKTLKKNDRDVVIAVGGCMMKVPENVERIRKSYPYVDLVFDPQQIHRFPVLMRDAIRKNKQLVNIAADDYIAEDNFFPIDRKRKFRALVPIMYGCNNFCTYCIVPYARGRERSRNFDEIVNELAGLAAQGYKEVMLLGQNVNSYKGENGETFADILRAASDFTEFSRVRFMSSHPKDLSDEVIDIMAARPNVEKHLHLAMQSGSNTVLKAMNRPYTIERFQEIVDTFRAKVEGGSLTTDIIVGFPGETEEDFEETLVAVEKARFDAAFTFQYSARPGTKAAAYENQIPQDVVTERFGRLTELTNRCAEESNGRLVGKTMEVLIEGISKAGDMTFSGRTITNHLVNFTIPEELGVDVGPDYLEGRLCEVRIDRARPYSVDGILVSLKGE; this comes from the coding sequence ATGGCAATTATTAAGACAACAGATAATGACAAGCTCGAATTCGATTCTGCGATATCCGAGCTTCGAGAATATTTTTCCTCTTTGGGAGCCCGGAAAGGCAGAGAATTAACATATAACGTGCTGACTTACGGATGCCAGCTCAATGAATCTGACTCCGAAAAGCTCTCAGGCATGCTCCTTGCCATGGGCCTTAAGGCTTCTGCCGGCGGGGAACTGGACGATGCTGATGTTATCGTATTTAACACTTGTTCAATAAGGGAAAATGCAGACAGGCACCTGTTCGGCAATCTTGGTGTATTTAAGACTTTGAAGAAAAATGACCGTGATGTCGTTATCGCAGTCGGCGGCTGCATGATGAAGGTCCCTGAGAATGTCGAGAGGATCAGGAAATCTTATCCTTATGTAGATCTCGTTTTCGATCCCCAGCAGATCCACAGGTTCCCGGTCCTCATGAGAGATGCCATCCGCAAGAATAAGCAGCTCGTAAATATCGCTGCAGACGATTATATCGCTGAAGATAATTTCTTCCCGATCGACAGAAAGAGAAAGTTCAGGGCGCTTGTGCCGATCATGTACGGCTGCAACAATTTCTGCACTTACTGTATCGTTCCTTACGCCAGAGGCAGGGAGAGGTCCAGAAATTTCGATGAGATCGTTAATGAATTGGCGGGCCTTGCTGCTCAAGGGTACAAGGAAGTAATGCTCCTCGGCCAGAACGTCAATTCCTATAAGGGTGAAAACGGCGAGACATTCGCTGATATCTTAAGGGCTGCATCTGATTTTACAGAGTTTTCGAGAGTGAGATTCATGTCATCGCACCCTAAGGACCTGTCAGATGAAGTAATAGACATCATGGCTGCAAGGCCCAATGTCGAAAAGCACCTGCACCTTGCAATGCAGTCAGGCTCCAACACGGTCCTTAAGGCAATGAACAGACCTTATACGATTGAGAGATTCCAGGAGATCGTTGATACGTTCAGAGCAAAGGTCGAGGGCGGCTCGCTTACAACAGACATAATCGTAGGCTTCCCGGGTGAGACTGAGGAAGACTTCGAAGAGACTCTCGTTGCCGTAGAAAAGGCCAGATTTGATGCCGCATTTACTTTCCAGTATTCGGCAAGACCCGGTACAAAGGCAGCAGCCTATGAGAATCAGATCCCGCAGGATGTTGTGACAGAGCGCTTTGGAAGACTTACAGAACTTACGAACCGTTGTGCCGAAGAATCAAACGGCAGGCTTGTCGGAAAGACAATGGAAGTCCTTATAGAAGGTATCAGCAAGGCAGGTGACATGACTTTCTCCGGAAGGACGATCACCAACCATCTTGTTAACTTCACTATTCCTGAAGAACTCGGCGTTGATGTAGGCCCTGATTATCTTGAGGGCAGGCTCTGCGAGGTCAGGATAGACCGTGCAAGACCTTATTCTGTTGACGGTATCCTCGTCAGCTTGAAGGGAGAATAA
- a CDS encoding D-alanyl-D-alanine carboxypeptidase-like protein, whose protein sequence is MKLFSKRVTAFIAAFLLAFTSLWAFAGGNLSADTLQDDPNDGIITANERKTDLLNEQLEDAPNVRAASYILYDATSGTILLGKDYNVQKEPASMTKVMTILLALERLNETETVTITKEMSDAIKKIDRDYVKLGLQEGEEISVKDLIYAAVLKSANDASLALGMYMAGTEADFCELMNSRAADIGCTGTHFCSAYGVSSPDNVTTPLDMALILNEAVTTTKYSEIAKTLNYTISATNKYSSERELTNANRFVSTTNYGYEYYVGGKTGFTDSAGYTLCAAAKKNNRTLVGCVFNAADSDVRYADLIKLFEYGYTSFTTVEITENEFTPLVDETHKQISELLADTNLYLSEQRLVLDPFITTTSYRAQLGSSNRIDLSKAVIDTSAETQTLELPLCKVYSDKTYLIGTLVVTIEKKAGVVEVNPEKLTNLTNVKSILVTFAVLSGLILLLVIVLLIFRARVIKHRREEATKRANML, encoded by the coding sequence ATGAAGCTATTCTCAAAAAGAGTAACCGCATTTATAGCAGCTTTTTTACTTGCTTTTACGTCACTTTGGGCCTTTGCCGGAGGAAATCTCTCCGCTGATACACTGCAAGATGACCCCAACGACGGCATCATTACAGCAAATGAACGTAAAACGGATCTCCTTAACGAGCAACTGGAAGACGCTCCGAATGTAAGGGCAGCTTCCTATATTCTCTACGATGCAACGAGCGGCACGATCCTTTTGGGCAAGGACTACAATGTCCAGAAAGAGCCTGCCTCAATGACAAAGGTAATGACGATCCTTTTAGCTTTGGAGCGTCTTAACGAGACAGAAACAGTTACAATCACCAAAGAGATGTCTGATGCGATCAAGAAGATCGACAGAGACTACGTAAAGCTCGGCCTTCAGGAAGGCGAAGAGATCAGCGTAAAGGACCTGATCTATGCCGCAGTCCTCAAATCCGCCAATGACGCAAGCCTTGCTCTCGGCATGTATATGGCCGGAACCGAAGCTGATTTCTGCGAACTCATGAACTCCAGAGCAGCTGATATCGGATGCACAGGCACACATTTTTGCTCAGCATACGGCGTTTCCTCACCCGATAACGTTACAACACCTCTCGATATGGCCCTGATCCTTAACGAAGCGGTCACCACCACCAAGTATTCAGAGATCGCAAAGACGCTCAACTACACAATCAGCGCAACCAACAAATACAGCAGCGAGAGAGAGCTCACAAATGCAAACAGATTCGTCAGCACAACCAACTACGGTTACGAATACTATGTCGGCGGCAAGACCGGATTTACCGATTCTGCAGGTTACACGCTCTGTGCCGCTGCCAAGAAAAACAACAGAACACTCGTAGGCTGCGTTTTCAACGCTGCCGATTCAGATGTCAGATACGCTGACCTCATCAAGCTTTTCGAGTATGGTTACACAAGCTTTACCACTGTTGAGATCACCGAAAACGAATTCACACCTCTGGTAGATGAGACTCACAAGCAGATCTCAGAGCTTCTGGCGGATACGAACCTTTATCTGTCAGAACAAAGACTCGTTCTTGATCCTTTCATCACAACGACTTCTTACAGAGCACAGCTTGGAAGCTCCAACAGGATCGACCTTTCCAAGGCTGTCATCGACACCTCGGCTGAAACACAGACGTTAGAGCTCCCTCTATGCAAAGTCTATTCAGATAAGACCTACCTTATAGGAACGCTGGTCGTCACAATAGAGAAAAAGGCAGGCGTCGTTGAGGTAAACCCTGAAAAGCTCACAAATCTTACGAACGTTAAGAGCATCCTGGTAACTTTTGCAGTTTTATCAGGACTTATTCTGCTTCTGGTTATCGTGTTGCTGATCTTCCGTGCTCGCGTGATCAAGCACAGACGTGAGGAAGCTACAAAGAGAGCAAACATGCTCTAA
- a CDS encoding DNA mismatch repair protein MutS — MTDNNGFDENHVKAAGQFPMSLSDLKPEELSPMMQHYAEMKEKCPDSFLLYRLGDFYEMFFDDAVKAAKILELALTRRDCGSGYRAPMCGIPFHAYSSYANKLVSSGYKVAICEQLEDPSVATGLVKRGIIKILTPGTITESGGLEDRKNNFLMSIYCVGSQFGVACADISTGDFEATQLTLTDNGEHLINLIGKYSPSEIIYNSNFESTPEIQAIRTGTDIALTRRNDRDFSESVFKNSGAAVQDAKLFTNPEMMYCACAALILYAEETQTDKVAYLDVVRCYKISDTMELDIATRTGLELTSTIRTKQKKGSLLWAIDRTKTSMGARLLRKWVEEPLISVKAINRRLDAVEEAKERYMARQQIMEGLSGLYDIERLAGKVSLGTCNARDLLSLRNSLRKIPFVREGLEEFSKGMFKEIKMSMDPLTDIAELLEKSINEDAPVTVKEGDIIKRGYNAECDELYDLAKNAKEYILQLENHERERTGIKTLKIGYNKVFGYFIDIPRSQSDKVPEEYVRKQTLVNNERYITPQIKELEDKIVSASSRRIALEYELFTDVREKVCAVSDKLFGTARAIAQTDVITSLAELAEVENYVKPVIDDSEIIEIKGGRHPVVEQMMRSSHETFVPNDITMNDEKRLMVLTGPNMAGKSTFMRQTALIVLMAQIGSFVPARSAKIGLVDHIFTRIGASDDISTGQSTFMVEMREVSYILKNATRKSLLLLDEVGRGTSTYDGLSIAWAVIEYIIDPNILYSRTIFATHYHELNQLERLNRGVYNNHVEVKEEGDSVTFLHKISDGGTSDSYGIEVARLAGLPADVLKRSNAILSELERIGKFKVKGNRETMGNDEELSKDVMPGQESFFNPDNVVYRKEDKIRQTLRDLDPTRLTPIEAMNILYELKQKCQEEDIGQD; from the coding sequence GTGACTGATAACAACGGTTTTGACGAAAATCACGTAAAAGCAGCGGGCCAGTTCCCGATGAGCCTCTCAGACTTAAAGCCTGAAGAACTCTCTCCCATGATGCAGCACTATGCCGAGATGAAGGAAAAATGCCCTGATTCATTCCTTTTGTACAGACTCGGCGACTTCTATGAGATGTTCTTTGACGATGCCGTAAAGGCCGCAAAGATATTGGAACTCGCTCTTACGAGAAGAGACTGCGGCTCAGGATACAGGGCACCTATGTGCGGTATTCCGTTCCATGCATATTCATCTTATGCAAATAAGCTCGTTTCATCAGGCTACAAGGTCGCTATATGTGAGCAGTTAGAGGATCCTTCCGTAGCAACAGGACTTGTTAAGCGCGGAATTATTAAGATCTTAACGCCCGGTACGATCACCGAATCAGGCGGCCTTGAAGACCGTAAGAATAACTTCCTCATGAGTATTTACTGCGTCGGATCCCAGTTCGGCGTTGCCTGCGCAGACATCTCAACGGGTGATTTCGAAGCTACACAGCTGACGCTTACTGATAACGGCGAGCACCTGATAAATCTTATAGGCAAATATTCTCCGTCGGAGATCATCTATAACTCGAATTTCGAATCCACGCCTGAAATACAGGCGATAAGGACAGGAACTGACATTGCGCTTACACGCCGTAATGACAGGGACTTCTCCGAGAGTGTTTTCAAGAACAGCGGCGCGGCAGTTCAGGATGCAAAGCTTTTCACAAATCCGGAGATGATGTACTGTGCATGTGCAGCTCTGATCCTCTATGCTGAAGAGACCCAGACCGACAAAGTCGCTTATCTGGATGTCGTCAGATGCTACAAGATCTCCGATACGATGGAGCTCGACATTGCGACCCGCACCGGCTTGGAGCTCACATCAACTATCAGGACAAAACAGAAGAAGGGTTCATTGCTCTGGGCAATCGACAGGACTAAGACTTCAATGGGTGCAAGACTTTTGCGCAAGTGGGTCGAAGAACCTCTCATCTCCGTCAAGGCTATCAACAGAAGACTTGATGCAGTTGAAGAAGCAAAAGAGCGGTATATGGCACGCCAGCAGATAATGGAAGGCTTATCGGGCCTTTACGATATCGAGCGTCTGGCAGGCAAGGTTTCACTCGGCACCTGTAATGCAAGAGACCTGTTGTCACTTCGTAACTCTCTTCGCAAGATCCCGTTCGTAAGAGAAGGTTTGGAAGAGTTTTCCAAGGGCATGTTCAAAGAGATCAAGATGTCCATGGACCCTCTGACGGATATCGCAGAGCTTTTGGAAAAGTCCATCAATGAAGATGCTCCTGTCACGGTTAAGGAAGGTGACATAATAAAGCGCGGCTATAATGCCGAGTGCGATGAGCTTTACGACCTCGCAAAGAACGCAAAGGAATATATCCTCCAGCTCGAAAATCATGAGCGTGAGAGAACAGGGATCAAGACACTGAAGATCGGATATAACAAGGTCTTCGGTTACTTCATCGATATCCCGAGATCACAGTCTGACAAGGTTCCTGAAGAGTATGTAAGAAAGCAGACCCTTGTAAATAACGAACGTTATATCACTCCCCAGATCAAGGAGCTGGAAGATAAGATCGTAAGCGCTTCTTCGCGCCGTATCGCTCTGGAATATGAGCTTTTCACGGATGTGCGCGAGAAGGTCTGTGCCGTATCGGATAAGCTTTTCGGCACCGCAAGAGCGATTGCCCAGACAGACGTAATCACTTCTCTTGCTGAACTTGCTGAAGTCGAGAATTACGTTAAGCCTGTAATCGATGATTCTGAGATCATCGAAATCAAAGGAGGAAGACACCCTGTTGTTGAGCAGATGATGAGGTCTTCTCATGAGACATTCGTTCCGAACGATATCACGATGAATGACGAGAAGAGGCTCATGGTCCTTACAGGTCCAAATATGGCCGGTAAATCAACATTCATGAGACAGACGGCGCTCATAGTGCTTATGGCACAGATCGGATCTTTCGTTCCTGCAAGAAGCGCAAAGATCGGCCTTGTCGATCACATCTTTACGAGGATCGGCGCATCTGACGATATCTCAACCGGCCAGTCAACATTCATGGTCGAGATGAGGGAAGTGTCTTATATCCTTAAGAACGCAACACGTAAGAGTCTCCTGCTCCTCGATGAGGTAGGAAGAGGCACGAGCACATACGACGGCCTTTCTATCGCATGGGCTGTAATCGAATATATCATCGATCCGAACATTCTTTATTCGAGAACGATCTTCGCTACGCATTATCACGAGCTCAACCAGCTCGAGCGCCTTAACAGAGGCGTATATAACAACCACGTTGAAGTAAAGGAAGAAGGCGACAGCGTAACATTCCTTCATAAGATCTCAGACGGCGGTACGTCCGACAGCTACGGAATTGAAGTTGCAAGGCTTGCAGGACTTCCTGCTGACGTTTTAAAGCGTTCCAATGCAATTCTTTCCGAGCTTGAGAGGATCGGAAAATTTAAGGTCAAGGGCAACAGAGAGACGATGGGCAACGATGAAGAGCTCTCTAAAGACGTCATGCCAGGCCAGGAATCTTTCTTTAATCCCGACAATGTCGTTTACAGAAAAGAAGACAAGATCCGCCAGACTTTAAGGGATCTCGATCCTACGAGATTAACACCTATTGAAGCCATGAACATACTCTATGAACTGAAGCAGAAGTGCCAGGAGGAAGACATTGGGCAGGATTAA